The Rhodothermus marinus DSM 4252 DNA segment CGCGACCGCCTGCCTGCTGCAGCAAAGCGGCATAGGCCGGTCGCGCACCGGGTCCGACGATGGCCAGCGTGCGGGCAGCCTGTTCGTCGGTGAACAGCCGGAGCGTCGGCGGCAGGCCGCCGGTCCGGTCCAGCACGATCCGCACCGGTTGGCGTCCTTCGACGTGCCGCACGGTCAGCGCCGGATCGTCGGCGGCCGCCGTGCCACTACCCACCAGCACCCCGTCGAGCACGGCCCGCCAGCAATGCACCAGCTTTCGCGCCCGCTCTCCCGAGATCCAGCGCGACTGGCCCGTGCGCGTGGCGACAAACCCGTCGAGCGTCTGTGCCATCTTGAGCGTGACCAGCGGCCGCCCGGTCTCCACATGGTGCACGAACGCCTCGTTGAATCGGCGGCAGGCCGCCTCCAGCACGCCCACTTCCACCTGCACGCCATGCGCCCGCAGCCGGGCGATCCCCCGTCCGGCCACCTGCGGAAACGGATCGACCATGCCCACGACCACGCGGGGAATCCCGTGCGTGATGATAAAATCGGCGCAGGGTGGCGTTTTGCCGTAATGGGCGCAGGGCTCCAGGTTGACGTACAGCGTGGCCCGGCGCAGTGCTTCGGGGCCGTGGCGCCGCAACGCTTCCTCGATGGCCACCCGCTCGGCATGCGGTCCCCCGTAACGGTCATGCCAGCCCTCGGCCAGCACCTGCCCGTCGGTGTCCACCAGCACGGCCCCCACCATGGGATTCGGGCTGACGCGGCCGGCTCCACGAAAAGCCAGCTCCAGACAGCGCACCATGAAGCGCTCGGCCTCGGTGCGTGCCGTCAGATCTCCCGGATGTAGTCCGGCCGCGAGGGCCCATCCAGCATCCATTGCTCGAAATAGAAACGTTCTTCGCTGCGTGCTTTCTGATACGGCACCAGGAAACGCCGCACGTCCGGCACAGGATGCGCCTGCAGTGCCGCCTTCAGTCGCTCCAGTAGCGGCTCCGGGGCAAACAGGTGCCAGTCGTACCCGTGATGGGCCGGCTCACGCAGCGCCACCAGACAGCCGGCATCCAGCAGGCGGCGCAGCACCGGCAGCCGGCCCTGATCGTCCGCCGTGGCCAGCGGCGCCGGATCGACCGGCAACAGCTCCGAGGTAACGCCTACCAGCGCCGCCGTTTCGGCGGGCGCCTCGAGTACCGACGACAGCGCCTCGGCCGCAAGCGGCCGTATCGATCCCGACGGAGTCACCTGCCACCGATGCGGCCAGCGCTGCAACAGCGAAAGGAGCGCCGGGAGAAAGGCGTCCGAGCGCAGGGCCGTCAGCCCGATGCGCAGCGTATCCAGATCCGTTCCGGCCAGATAAAGGCGATAGTAGTAGGGGGTGTCGGGCGGCGCCGGCCAGACGAACGCGTCCGGTTCCAGCGCAGCCGGCTCCTCGTAGAATACTTTGAGGATCTGCGTCACGACGTCGGTGTGGTGGTGATTTCGGACGATTCCGGTTTGCGATCGGCCTGCAACCGGGCCATTACGCTGCGGGCCAGCGCGGGCAGGTAGGCTTCGGAGCCGTCGGCGGCATGGCGCACGATAGCATGGCTGCGCGGAATGATCATATCCACGCGCTCGACGCTACAGAGCCACACGCGCACCTGCGTCGGATCGATTTCGGGCGGCAAGAGCAGATCGGCCGTGAAGCCCGGCGGAATCACGCAGTCCATTGGCTGCTGCCAGTCGCC contains these protein-coding regions:
- the ribD gene encoding bifunctional diaminohydroxyphosphoribosylaminopyrimidine deaminase/5-amino-6-(5-phosphoribosylamino)uracil reductase RibD; translated protein: MDAGWALAAGLHPGDLTARTEAERFMVRCLELAFRGAGRVSPNPMVGAVLVDTDGQVLAEGWHDRYGGPHAERVAIEEALRRHGPEALRRATLYVNLEPCAHYGKTPPCADFIITHGIPRVVVGMVDPFPQVAGRGIARLRAHGVQVEVGVLEAACRRFNEAFVHHVETGRPLVTLKMAQTLDGFVATRTGQSRWISGERARKLVHCWRAVLDGVLVGSGTAAADDPALTVRHVEGRQPVRIVLDRTGGLPPTLRLFTDEQAARTLAIVGPGARPAYAALLQQAGGRVWTLPLRDGHLDLEALLERLGREGGPDGRPLQSLLVEAGPRLATALFRQGLVDRFFLFIAPRLFGEGVPLLNDLGVRAVDEGPRFEAHRWVEVGEDLLFLGYSRAG